A section of the Leptospira kobayashii genome encodes:
- a CDS encoding ABC transporter permease: MRILSIFRRGLLQEFRNPLNLSLTIFTTPFFIFFYWLLIGNSSPENIGLYLEKSENKPTYKNQVILDSIVNRLKESQKKEIQIIPILSQKELDTKLKEGKILLGIGISIEEDSIKNKFPKIKIEILTSDNNTKEQYLSLELKSKLLDLFSTETELPFSIQIKNNGEMFIRSDFEQFIPGLLVFSIIMLIFSSSMMMTAEIESETYLRYKMSNTPVFSVLIGSSFLQLFNGIISILLSLSIAKLLGYQFHDKLILVFLICFLGSISCIGTGLLIASFMKTSQQAFLTSSFIMFLFLLFSGIIFPKPILLFRITEGFGFDVFYLLPTSLMKSALDRLLVWDKGLNSILFELSVLSALSLFYYLLGYFSYKNFLFDKSGRSSE; this comes from the coding sequence TTGAGAATCTTATCCATTTTCCGCCGGGGGCTTTTGCAAGAATTCAGAAATCCGCTTAACTTATCTTTGACGATATTCACCACGCCCTTTTTTATTTTCTTTTACTGGTTACTTATCGGAAATTCTTCGCCGGAAAATATCGGCTTGTATCTGGAAAAATCCGAAAACAAACCAACTTACAAAAATCAGGTGATATTGGATTCGATTGTAAACCGCTTAAAGGAATCGCAAAAAAAAGAAATACAAATCATTCCCATCCTATCTCAAAAAGAACTCGATACCAAACTTAAGGAGGGGAAAATCCTTTTGGGAATAGGAATCAGTATCGAAGAAGATTCGATAAAAAATAAATTCCCGAAAATAAAAATCGAAATCCTCACTTCGGACAATAACACCAAAGAGCAATATCTTTCTTTAGAATTAAAATCAAAACTTTTGGATCTGTTTTCTACCGAAACGGAACTTCCTTTTTCCATTCAAATCAAAAACAATGGGGAAATGTTCATCCGATCGGACTTTGAACAATTTATACCGGGACTACTTGTTTTTTCCATCATTATGCTGATCTTTTCCTCTTCCATGATGATGACGGCGGAAATCGAATCAGAAACTTACCTGCGTTATAAGATGTCGAATACACCGGTTTTTTCAGTCCTGATCGGATCCAGTTTCCTGCAATTATTCAACGGAATCATCTCCATTTTATTATCGCTTTCCATAGCAAAATTACTCGGTTATCAATTTCATGATAAACTTATATTGGTTTTTCTGATCTGTTTCTTGGGATCGATCTCGTGCATAGGAACGGGACTACTCATTGCAAGTTTCATGAAAACGTCCCAACAAGCGTTTTTGACTTCCAGTTTTATCATGTTTCTTTTCCTACTTTTCTCAGGAATTATTTTTCCAAAACCTATACTGTTATTCCGTATAACCGAAGGATTCGGTTTTGATGTATTTTATTTGCTTCCTACCTCTCTCATGAAATCGGCATTGGATAGGCTGCTCGTGTGGGATAAAGGTTTGAATTCCATACTTTTCGAGCTTTCCGTTTTATCCGCATTATCTTTATTTTACTATCTTTTGGGATATTTTTCCTACAAAAATTTTTTATTCGATAAAAGTGGAAGGAGTTCGGAATGA
- a CDS encoding lysophospholipid acyltransferase family protein — protein MALLNLFLIKNTLILGTTYSIRGAEKLPKNVPLIFVANHQSLYDIPPLIWFLRDWHPKFISKKELGKGIPSVSYNLRHGGSVLIDRKDAKQSLSEIRKCGESINKNNDSVVIFPEGTRSKTGLPKTFSSNGLKMLYKYAPNAYFAPITINHSWKMSKFGHFPLGLGNRLEFQIHDPLKISDYTFEEIFEKTEKVIKENIKTKRVRS, from the coding sequence GTGGCATTATTAAACTTATTTCTGATAAAAAATACTCTAATACTCGGAACAACATATTCCATAAGAGGAGCTGAAAAATTACCCAAAAACGTTCCTTTGATTTTTGTTGCAAACCATCAAAGCCTATATGACATTCCTCCTTTGATATGGTTTCTACGCGACTGGCATCCGAAATTCATCAGCAAAAAAGAATTAGGCAAGGGAATTCCGAGTGTCTCATATAACTTAAGACATGGAGGTTCCGTGCTAATCGATAGAAAGGACGCAAAACAATCGCTAAGTGAAATCAGAAAATGCGGAGAATCCATTAATAAAAACAATGATTCCGTGGTTATTTTTCCCGAAGGAACAAGAAGCAAAACAGGCCTACCTAAAACTTTTTCCTCCAATGGACTAAAGATGTTATACAAATATGCACCGAACGCTTATTTTGCTCCGATTACTATCAATCACTCATGGAAAATGTCAAAGTTCGGCCACTTTCCTTTGGGTCTGGGAAATAGACTCGAATTTCAAATACATGATCCTTTGAAAATTTCTGATTACACTTTCGAAGAGATTTTTGAAAAAACCGAAAAGGTCATCAAAGAAAATATCAAAACAAAAAGAGTTCGTTCCTAA
- a CDS encoding prenyltransferase: MSLVEKISKMNLLDRWLYALKIKSWPKLLVPFFFGQTFGMLNEGSIHPVSFIGGFAFTVFLLIYIVLLNDFADINVDTMKRKLFPDDCSPKTIPDHILPKKNVLIMGIVAALLCVLVSGLMEYFLHKPYATGFSLLCVFVFAAYSLPPIRLNYRGGGEFLEMIGVGFMLPVFHFYLQSNFYFGFHFYSFLILSTVFALASALASGLSDEVSDKEGGKFTFVTLFGNRPVRKAIEFLLVFSVLYFIICSYWWKDVLSLWICIFTILYLIYHVFQVLQKSKNAGTNRFEGQRIYKDHIHKAIWGTLSIISFCEILILIKQSVLK; encoded by the coding sequence TTGAGCCTAGTAGAAAAAATTTCCAAAATGAATCTCTTGGATCGTTGGCTGTATGCTTTAAAAATCAAGAGTTGGCCCAAGTTGCTCGTCCCCTTTTTTTTCGGTCAGACCTTTGGGATGCTGAACGAAGGTTCGATTCATCCCGTTTCTTTTATCGGTGGTTTTGCTTTCACAGTTTTCCTTTTGATTTATATCGTTTTGTTAAATGATTTTGCCGACATCAATGTTGATACGATGAAAAGAAAATTGTTTCCGGATGATTGTTCTCCCAAAACGATTCCGGATCATATATTGCCGAAGAAAAACGTTCTCATCATGGGAATCGTTGCTGCTTTGTTATGCGTTCTTGTTTCCGGATTGATGGAATATTTTCTGCATAAGCCTTATGCCACCGGTTTCTCCCTGCTTTGCGTGTTCGTTTTTGCTGCGTATTCCTTGCCACCGATCCGACTGAACTACCGGGGGGGAGGAGAGTTTTTGGAAATGATCGGGGTGGGATTTATGTTACCCGTATTTCATTTTTATCTTCAGTCGAATTTTTACTTCGGATTTCATTTTTATTCATTTCTGATTCTTTCCACAGTGTTTGCTTTGGCGAGTGCACTTGCCAGCGGTCTAAGCGATGAGGTGAGTGATAAAGAAGGTGGTAAATTCACCTTTGTCACGTTATTCGGGAATAGACCCGTTCGAAAGGCCATTGAGTTCTTGCTGGTTTTCTCCGTATTATATTTTATTATATGTTCTTATTGGTGGAAAGATGTCTTATCTCTCTGGATATGTATCTTTACCATTTTGTATTTGATTTATCATGTGTTTCAAGTTTTGCAAAAAAGTAAGAATGCGGGTACAAACCGGTTTGAAGGTCAAAGAATCTACAAAGACCATATTCATAAAGCGATTTGGGGAACATTGAGCATTATTTCCTTTTGTGAAATCTTAATCTTAATCAAACAATCGGTTCTAAAATGA
- a CDS encoding M48 family metallopeptidase encodes MINLRSTILILYFLQIGFTLVMKYLSYQGDNSPELHDRILKYFSEADIQNGIDYGRRGFFASVLSQILDFVLTGLFVFTPLSKRIEDYLTAKTKDRFYLTVVLYFLIFAFTKAVLSLPFSYYFGFVLEHQFGFSKMSFIDWVVRTSKTLALTIGIGILLGVLAVFILKQFRKTWKLILPIGSLLLSLLFTILFPILITPLFYDYKPIEEGSLKNKIVALCDLAKIKVDKVYVINESKYSGHTNAYFTGFGDNRKIFLYDTLIQNHTEEEVVSVLGHEIGHWSHNHQLKDIALSTIETTLLCFLLGFLFLKAKEENSIHLKEIHSPSSIPFLFLLISIISSFSSPVWNSLSRFQEKEADLEALVLTKDKSSFISTEIKMARDNKSRLNPNPLNVFLYHSHPTTLERIRMAEEF; translated from the coding sequence ATGATAAATTTGCGAAGCACGATCCTAATTCTATATTTTTTACAGATAGGTTTCACATTAGTGATGAAATATCTATCTTATCAAGGTGATAATTCCCCTGAATTGCATGACAGAATTTTAAAATACTTTTCCGAAGCGGACATTCAAAACGGAATCGATTACGGCAGGCGGGGATTTTTCGCGTCAGTCCTTTCTCAAATCCTGGATTTTGTTCTTACCGGTTTGTTTGTTTTCACTCCTCTATCCAAACGGATCGAAGATTATCTAACGGCAAAAACAAAAGACAGATTCTATCTAACAGTTGTTTTATACTTCTTGATTTTTGCTTTTACAAAAGCGGTTCTTTCCCTGCCGTTCAGTTATTATTTCGGATTCGTTCTAGAGCACCAATTCGGTTTTTCCAAAATGAGTTTCATCGACTGGGTTGTCCGTACTTCGAAAACTTTGGCACTTACGATCGGAATAGGAATTTTACTGGGAGTGCTCGCGGTATTTATCCTGAAACAATTTAGAAAAACTTGGAAACTGATTCTTCCTATCGGATCTCTTCTACTTAGTCTGTTATTTACGATTTTATTTCCCATCCTGATCACACCCTTATTCTACGATTACAAACCGATCGAAGAAGGAAGTCTGAAAAATAAAATCGTAGCCTTATGTGATTTGGCAAAGATCAAAGTGGACAAGGTTTATGTGATAAACGAAAGCAAGTATTCGGGACACACTAACGCGTATTTTACCGGATTCGGAGACAATCGTAAAATATTTTTATACGATACTTTGATTCAAAATCATACGGAAGAGGAAGTAGTAAGTGTTCTGGGACACGAGATCGGGCATTGGTCGCACAATCACCAGTTGAAAGATATCGCCTTAAGTACAATTGAAACTACCCTTCTTTGTTTTCTTTTGGGTTTTTTATTTCTGAAAGCAAAAGAAGAAAACAGCATCCATTTAAAGGAAATTCATTCTCCCTCAAGCATTCCTTTTTTGTTTTTACTGATCTCAATTATCAGTTCTTTTTCCTCTCCCGTTTGGAACTCACTCAGTCGCTTTCAGGAGAAGGAAGCCGACTTGGAAGCACTTGTTCTGACTAAAGATAAGAGTTCATTCATCAGCACGGAAATCAAAATGGCAAGGGATAACAAATCGCGTCTCAACCCGAATCCATTGAACGTGTTTTTGTATCATTCTCATCCCACCACCCTCGAAAGGATCAGGATGGCGGAAGAATTTTAA
- a CDS encoding LamG domain-containing protein, with amino-acid sequence MVNQVEKDGVIDYPIYKGQTLNQVWSIIPNPNGPSVTPDNGFLHYQVTNQPLENQKVSVTINTPLPVGSTGSLLAFRVRANTIQGTEVKFELANTITLMFYDGTVNWKYWNGTSFEQLAVSSIQSDGKWHDIVMIFSSSSISLLEDGNRLFTWGGQVGQQINPMFHVIGYTRGCSLSFDVGDIYSVPSTYAPGVNTPWDYSFSENCDPVSEAMKFRIGGGGSKVSFGNGYARFSAFPLTQVNQWSFLDIVQKAPVKSILIYRLRVNESGGSETKITLPGDNILRLTGVAGATASWNRYDRDFVQLAKSDITAGKSEYSIVTIVTTKTSISLFENGVWKYDRVYGTVSEWNPGLAVQHLDTNTNVSVDVGGIRVLPGIKPPELLAIDLQDSVLCFFPLKNTLENIACNCDGLKVVRGTPKYVQGKFGSALDFSANDTVIEIPSLPMSASPSYTLSVWVKINAYPASGQLTGIAGALLLDSNGKLNFKFLYNLKSVYQNQIFQSASPISKGEWHNIIVSYSYEETRLGIYVDGKVDSIFYLDSTIASASAIIPGYFNIGSFQNSYNGNYVILNGAVGDFIIFSNHVHQQTINMLANVQSAQGNLALIPGVWAIGLVLAPLVGYFSYLIQTTTYRPPVPTPPQYLSLQEVVNRIVQSVGKPARVGARVSRSQLQIPDDYHIFLDIGGEGELDVHGFKSGFWNAININEIDKVEAGGPSPMYGKPIQYIVQVQKWTTNPGYPFEDNFADKIAMIGSPLTRKNVEEIARVIRKNGEIHLWITEPIDYPEAVKDLAKKVNSSVEVLPEIPRFKDNNNGVQYRRIVARKP; translated from the coding sequence GTGGTAAATCAAGTTGAAAAAGACGGGGTAATCGATTATCCTATTTATAAAGGCCAGACATTGAATCAAGTATGGTCAATCATTCCGAATCCGAACGGACCTTCCGTAACTCCCGATAACGGTTTTTTACATTACCAGGTTACCAATCAACCGTTGGAAAACCAAAAGGTATCCGTTACAATCAATACTCCTTTGCCTGTCGGTTCTACGGGATCATTACTTGCATTTCGTGTGAGGGCAAATACCATCCAGGGAACGGAAGTTAAATTCGAATTAGCAAATACTATCACCTTAATGTTCTATGATGGAACCGTGAATTGGAAGTATTGGAACGGAACGTCGTTCGAGCAATTGGCAGTAAGCTCAATCCAGTCCGATGGCAAATGGCATGATATCGTTATGATTTTCTCTTCTTCAAGCATTTCTCTTTTGGAAGATGGAAACCGTTTGTTTACATGGGGTGGGCAAGTAGGCCAACAAATAAATCCGATGTTTCATGTGATCGGATACACTAGAGGGTGTAGCCTTTCCTTCGATGTAGGTGATATCTATAGCGTTCCTTCTACCTATGCACCGGGAGTTAACACTCCTTGGGATTATTCTTTTTCGGAAAACTGCGACCCTGTTTCCGAGGCAATGAAGTTTAGAATCGGTGGTGGCGGATCGAAAGTATCCTTCGGAAACGGATACGCGCGTTTTTCCGCCTTTCCATTGACTCAAGTGAACCAGTGGTCATTTCTCGACATTGTTCAAAAGGCACCTGTTAAATCCATTCTCATTTACAGATTGCGTGTGAATGAATCCGGAGGGAGCGAAACCAAGATCACCCTTCCGGGTGATAATATACTGCGTCTGACCGGTGTTGCTGGAGCAACTGCTAGTTGGAATCGATATGATCGTGATTTCGTACAACTCGCAAAAAGCGATATTACTGCGGGAAAATCGGAGTATTCCATTGTAACAATTGTTACAACAAAAACGAGCATATCTTTGTTTGAGAACGGTGTATGGAAATATGATAGGGTATATGGCACTGTTTCCGAGTGGAATCCCGGTTTGGCGGTCCAACATCTTGATACAAATACGAATGTTTCCGTGGATGTAGGAGGGATTCGTGTATTGCCCGGAATCAAACCTCCGGAACTCCTTGCAATTGATCTTCAAGATTCCGTTCTCTGTTTTTTTCCTCTTAAGAATACACTCGAAAATATCGCGTGCAATTGCGACGGATTGAAAGTTGTAAGAGGCACTCCCAAATATGTTCAGGGCAAATTCGGATCTGCACTTGATTTTTCCGCGAATGACACTGTGATTGAGATACCTAGTCTCCCAATGAGTGCTTCTCCATCGTACACATTATCAGTATGGGTGAAAATCAACGCTTATCCGGCGAGCGGACAATTGACTGGAATCGCAGGAGCCTTGCTTTTGGATAGCAATGGAAAACTTAATTTTAAATTCCTATATAATTTAAAAAGCGTTTATCAGAATCAAATATTCCAATCGGCATCTCCGATCAGCAAAGGTGAGTGGCATAATATAATTGTTAGTTATAGTTATGAAGAAACTCGTTTGGGTATTTATGTAGATGGAAAAGTAGATAGTATATTTTATCTGGATAGCACCATTGCAAGTGCTTCAGCTATCATTCCTGGTTACTTTAACATCGGCAGCTTTCAAAATTCATATAACGGAAATTATGTTATTTTGAACGGAGCGGTGGGGGATTTTATTATTTTCTCCAATCATGTCCATCAGCAGACTATCAATATGCTGGCAAATGTCCAAAGTGCACAAGGCAACTTGGCGCTGATTCCGGGTGTTTGGGCTATCGGATTAGTATTGGCTCCATTAGTTGGATATTTTTCTTATTTGATACAGACAACTACGTACAGACCTCCTGTTCCTACTCCACCTCAGTATCTTTCTTTACAAGAAGTAGTCAATCGAATTGTGCAGAGCGTTGGCAAACCTGCCAGAGTAGGTGCAAGAGTTTCGCGTTCTCAATTGCAAATACCGGATGATTATCATATATTTTTGGATATCGGCGGAGAAGGGGAACTTGATGTACATGGCTTTAAATCGGGCTTTTGGAATGCAATCAATATCAATGAAATAGATAAAGTGGAAGCCGGCGGACCAAGCCCAATGTACGGAAAACCGATTCAATATATTGTTCAAGTTCAGAAATGGACTACTAATCCCGGATATCCTTTTGAAGATAATTTCGCGGATAAAATAGCTATGATAGGATCTCCTCTTACCCGAAAGAATGTAGAGGAAATAGCGCGTGTTATCCGAAAAAATGGTGAGATTCATCTTTGGATTACGGAACCGATCGATTATCCGGAGGCTGTTAAGGATCTGGCTAAAAAAGTGAATTCCTCAGTAGAAGTTCTTCCGGAAATTCCTAGGTTTAAAGATAACAATAACGGGGTACAATACCGACGTATCGTTGCCAGAAAGCCGTAA
- a CDS encoding SDR family oxidoreductase, with protein sequence MDLRECIRFLEELADNPDKLTNIPDEERLALMIAAGRVSRPDRNEIRRRNKTIKSNRRLAIVTEEKKARSLTGIRIARTDAVFKAPLQITDESGGWSWEKAPELKSPRNCYICKKEFLKLHFFYDSMCPECADLNYGKRFQTAPLDGQVAVITGSRLKIGYQATLMLLRAGAQVIATTRFPVDAALRFSKEDDYGKWKNRLQIFGLDLRHTPSVEIFSSYLEHHLDRLDILINNAAQTVRRPPGFYSHLIANENLSDSDLPEEARKLLVFHEECKKQLTSASSASHLKIENLAEEKALPVSWTGKLPGIGIRSSAQLSQIPYSHDNSHELEAVFPEGELDVDLQQVDLRKTNSWRLKLGEINTSEMLEVQLVNAVAPFVLCNRLVSIMRRENTGKKHIVNVSAMEGKFHRFKKEDRHPHTNMAKAALNMLTHTSASDFAKDGIYMNAVDTGWVTDEDPMELSKRKQELHDFQPPLDIVDGAARVLDPLFDGINTEKHWVGKFLKDYFPIDW encoded by the coding sequence ATGGATCTTCGAGAGTGTATTCGATTTTTAGAAGAGTTGGCGGATAACCCGGACAAACTCACAAACATTCCCGACGAAGAAAGGCTTGCACTGATGATTGCGGCCGGAAGGGTTTCCCGACCTGACCGTAATGAAATCCGAAGACGAAATAAAACGATAAAAAGCAATCGCCGCCTTGCAATCGTTACAGAAGAGAAAAAGGCCAGATCACTGACCGGAATTCGGATCGCTAGAACGGATGCTGTATTCAAGGCACCATTACAAATTACGGACGAGTCCGGGGGCTGGAGTTGGGAAAAGGCACCTGAGTTAAAATCGCCTCGCAACTGTTATATCTGCAAGAAAGAATTCCTCAAACTTCATTTTTTCTACGACTCTATGTGCCCTGAATGTGCCGATCTCAATTACGGCAAAAGATTTCAGACTGCACCATTGGACGGTCAAGTCGCAGTCATTACAGGCTCCCGATTGAAGATAGGTTACCAAGCCACCTTAATGTTGTTACGCGCAGGGGCGCAAGTAATTGCAACCACCCGTTTTCCGGTGGATGCTGCACTTCGATTTTCCAAAGAAGATGATTATGGAAAATGGAAAAACAGACTTCAAATTTTCGGATTAGATCTACGCCATACCCCAAGTGTGGAAATTTTTTCAAGTTATCTGGAGCATCATTTAGATCGACTGGATATCCTGATCAACAACGCTGCGCAAACGGTTAGGCGCCCACCCGGATTCTACAGCCACCTCATTGCAAATGAAAACTTGAGTGATTCCGATTTGCCTGAAGAAGCTCGGAAACTTTTAGTATTTCATGAAGAATGCAAAAAACAATTAACCTCTGCTTCTTCCGCCTCCCACCTGAAAATAGAAAATCTTGCGGAGGAAAAAGCACTGCCTGTGAGCTGGACCGGAAAACTTCCCGGTATAGGAATCCGTTCTTCTGCGCAATTATCCCAAATCCCCTACTCTCACGATAATTCCCATGAATTGGAAGCTGTTTTTCCGGAAGGAGAATTGGACGTAGACTTGCAACAAGTTGATCTTCGCAAAACAAATAGTTGGCGACTAAAATTGGGTGAGATCAACACCTCTGAAATGTTGGAAGTACAACTAGTAAATGCAGTCGCTCCTTTCGTTCTCTGTAACCGTCTTGTCTCGATTATGCGAAGAGAAAATACAGGCAAAAAACATATCGTTAATGTTTCCGCAATGGAAGGAAAATTCCATAGGTTTAAAAAAGAAGACCGCCATCCTCATACAAATATGGCGAAAGCCGCACTCAATATGCTCACCCATACCTCGGCAAGCGATTTCGCAAAAGACGGAATTTACATGAATGCAGTCGACACGGGCTGGGTGACGGACGAAGACCCGATGGAACTATCAAAACGCAAACAAGAGTTACACGATTTCCAGCCTCCTTTGGATATAGTGGACGGCGCGGCGAGAGTGCTCGATCCTTTATTCGACGGGATCAATACGGAAAAACATTGGGTTGGTAAATTTTTAAAAGATTATTTTCCAATTGATTGGTAA
- a CDS encoding prenyltransferase, with protein sequence MKQIVSWIKASRLPSQSYIFLPLLLGQSLYYYHENHLDPITFLLVQLFGIFNQLYIVYANDYADRDTDLKNETFTIFSGGSRVIAEGKLKPESLKKAGILMAFFCTVVSSLTAVYTKQPILVVLNLCAIFLLYSYSYPPFRFSYRGGGELLQMLGVGLVLPIYGYLAQSGDFSFFPKELFLILLPMNLACAIATSLPDSPSDKISNKKTFTVLLGNPLAKTVLLFLEIITYLFFIRYLQIHFSYFEEGFYHYIPLLGIFGSVFGWKGKPGSFSISVFVFFSIFFALSVQIELILFFFYG encoded by the coding sequence ATGAAACAAATCGTATCTTGGATCAAGGCATCGCGGCTTCCTTCCCAATCTTATATCTTTCTTCCCCTCTTACTCGGCCAATCCCTCTATTATTATCACGAAAATCACTTAGATCCGATAACATTCCTACTTGTTCAACTCTTCGGGATATTCAATCAACTCTATATCGTTTATGCGAACGATTATGCGGATAGGGATACGGATTTAAAAAACGAGACATTCACTATTTTTTCCGGCGGATCTAGGGTGATTGCGGAAGGAAAGCTGAAACCGGAAAGTTTAAAAAAAGCCGGCATACTTATGGCTTTTTTCTGCACAGTCGTTTCCTCGCTAACAGCAGTTTATACAAAGCAACCGATTTTAGTCGTATTGAATTTATGCGCTATTTTTTTACTTTACTCTTATTCTTATCCCCCGTTTCGATTTTCTTACCGTGGAGGAGGAGAGTTATTACAAATGTTAGGTGTTGGGTTGGTGTTGCCGATTTACGGGTATTTGGCTCAATCTGGAGACTTTTCCTTTTTCCCAAAAGAACTTTTTTTGATTCTGCTTCCGATGAATTTAGCATGCGCCATTGCCACATCTTTACCGGATTCACCTTCGGATAAAATCTCAAACAAAAAAACCTTTACCGTATTACTTGGCAATCCACTGGCAAAAACTGTTTTACTTTTTTTAGAAATAATCACTTATCTTTTTTTCATCCGCTATTTACAAATTCACTTCTCTTATTTCGAAGAAGGTTTTTATCATTACATTCCTCTTTTGGGAATATTCGGTTCAGTATTTGGATGGAAAGGAAAACCGGGAAGTTTTTCCATCTCCGTCTTTGTTTTCTTTTCCATCTTTTTTGCACTGAGCGTTCAAATCGAACTCATCCTGTTTTTCTTTTACGGATAA
- a CDS encoding ABC transporter ATP-binding protein: MQVLRNINLTLAPKSGFCLLGPNGAGKTTLLKILAGLLIPDSGFIFLRGEKVHSGNYRQIIGYCPQTPIFWKNLNCTEQLLFMSDLYGLNRKSARAKSEYLLKTLGLEEKAKTIVQRLSGGMQKRLNLAISLIHDPKILILDEPTANLDMESKELVRSLINSLVTNDEVSILYTTHDLEDVDLISSEIGIMSKGNLVFQSEFSEYGKSESLRKKIKDLYLYHTRGDEP; the protein is encoded by the coding sequence TTGCAAGTCCTACGAAATATCAACCTCACCCTTGCTCCTAAATCCGGTTTTTGCCTATTGGGTCCGAACGGAGCCGGCAAAACAACACTTCTGAAAATTCTTGCGGGTCTACTGATCCCCGACTCAGGATTCATCTTTCTTCGGGGAGAAAAAGTGCATAGCGGGAATTATAGACAAATCATAGGTTATTGTCCGCAAACACCCATCTTTTGGAAAAATCTAAACTGTACAGAGCAACTTCTTTTTATGTCCGACCTTTACGGACTCAATCGAAAGTCGGCACGAGCCAAGTCCGAATATCTATTGAAAACATTAGGATTGGAAGAAAAAGCCAAAACGATTGTTCAGCGACTTTCCGGAGGGATGCAGAAGCGACTCAATCTTGCCATTTCCTTAATCCATGATCCCAAGATTTTGATTTTGGATGAGCCGACTGCCAATTTGGATATGGAAAGTAAAGAATTAGTTCGAAGTCTAATTAACAGTTTGGTAACAAACGATGAAGTTAGCATTCTTTATACCACGCATGATCTGGAAGATGTAGACTTGATTTCTTCCGAAATAGGAATCATGTCGAAAGGAAATCTTGTCTTTCAGTCCGAGTTCAGCGAATACGGAAAATCGGAATCTTTACGGAAAAAAATCAAAGATTTGTATCTTTATCACACGAGGGGAGACGAGCCTTGA
- a CDS encoding lycopene cyclase domain-containing protein, with translation MLKYNFLILSLIFSVPGILIYFFRKDLRKPMRILAICSLPFGFTEFLFYPSYWEPVFLFDLVNYLGFGIEDLIFVMGLSAFTSTAYPFFLKRKLIAINIKNGISSLKILFLVLACCFFFVFLLDVWKIPMIYGAPILMILMSIGIMGIRNDLILPGLLGGLLSTVIYAFLCLVLLLIYPDLFQLTWHTEKFINRNIYGVPVEELIYGFTSGSIATLFYPFVFRHRYEKII, from the coding sequence ATGCTAAAATATAATTTTCTGATTTTATCTTTGATTTTTTCCGTTCCGGGGATTTTGATTTATTTTTTTAGGAAAGATTTGCGAAAACCCATGAGGATTCTTGCCATTTGTTCCTTACCTTTCGGTTTTACGGAATTTTTGTTTTACCCCAGTTACTGGGAACCTGTGTTTTTATTTGATCTGGTAAACTATCTCGGGTTCGGAATAGAAGATTTAATCTTTGTTATGGGACTATCCGCATTTACATCTACGGCTTATCCTTTTTTTCTGAAAAGAAAACTCATAGCCATAAACATCAAGAACGGAATCTCATCTCTCAAGATTCTGTTTTTGGTTCTTGCTTGTTGTTTCTTTTTTGTTTTTCTTCTTGATGTTTGGAAAATTCCGATGATCTACGGAGCTCCGATCCTTATGATTTTGATGAGTATCGGCATTATGGGAATCAGAAACGATCTGATCCTGCCGGGACTGTTGGGAGGCTTACTCTCGACGGTTATTTATGCTTTTTTATGTTTGGTTTTATTACTAATCTATCCCGACTTATTCCAATTGACCTGGCATACCGAAAAATTCATAAACCGGAATATCTACGGTGTCCCGGTCGAAGAATTGATCTATGGATTTACATCCGGTTCCATCGCCACACTCTTCTATCCGTTTGTTTTCCGACACAGATATGAAAAGATAATTTGA